GCGAACGCGGCGGCCGCGTCCGCGTGGCAGCCGACGGCCGACGAGGTCGCGGCGATCGACGCGATCCTGCCGCTTCCCGCGGACCCGGCGACAGGGGCCTGACGGCCGGTTCGCCCGAGGCGTAACCGCCGCGTTTGTCGCGCCGCCGCCCCCGGGCGTAGCGTGTCACCGCGTGCGCGGTGCGCCCTGGCGTCGTCCCCGGGCACGGGAAGGATGTCGTGCTCGGCAAGCTCCTGGTCCGCTATCTCTCGCCGGCGTGGCCGCTCATCGTGGCGGTCGTCGTCTTCCAGTTCGCCCAGTCGATCGCGTCGCTGTGGCTGCCGGCGCTGAACGCCGACATCATCGACGAGGGCGTCGTCACCGGCGACATCCCGTACATCTGGTCGACCGGCGGCGTCATGCTGGCGGTGAGCCTCGTGCAGATCGTGTGCGCGATCATCGCCGTGTACTTCGGGTCGCGGCTGGCGATGGGAATGGGTCGCGACGTGCGATCGGACCTGTTCCACCGCGTCGTCGCGTTCTCGCAGCGGGAGGTCGGGCAGTTCGGCCCGCCGTCGCTGATCACGCGCAACACCAACGACGTCCAGCAGGTGCAGATGCTCGTCCAGGTGTCGGCGACGCTGATGATCTCGGCGCCCATCCTCGCGATCGGCGGCGTCATCATGGCCGTCCGCCAGGATGCCGGGCTGTCGTGGCTCATGGCGGTGGCGATCCCCGTGCTCCTCATCGCCGTCGGCCTCATCGTCTCGCGCATGGTGCCGGCGTTCACCCAGATGCAGAAGCGCATCGACCGCGTGAACCAGATCATGCGCGAGCAGCTCACCGGCATCCGCGTCGTACGGGCCTTCGTGCGCGAGCGCGAGGAGCACGCGCGCTTCGACCGCGCGAGCGACGACGTCATGGACACGGCGCTGCGGGCCGGGAACCTCATGGCGATGATGTTCCCGGTCGTCATGCTCGTGCTGAACGTGTCGAGCGTCGCCGTCATCTGGTTCGGCGCCTTCCAGGTGCAGGATGCCGGCGTCGAGATCGGCACGCTCTTCGCCTTCCTCACGTACCTCATGCAGATCCTCATGGGCGTCATGATGGCCACGTTCATGTTCGTGATGATCCCGCGGGCTGCCGTGTGCGCCGATCGCATCGGCGAGGTGCTGGGCGCCGATCCGTCGGTCGCGCCGCCCGCGCACGCCGTCGATCCGCCGCCGCCGGTGGGGCGCATCGAGTTCGACCACGTCGACTTCGCCTACCCCGGGGCCGAGGACGCGGTCCTCCACGACCTCACCTTCACGGTCGAGCCGGGAACGACCACCGCCGTGATCGGATCGACCGGCGCGGGCAAGAGCACGATGATCGGGCTCGTGCCGCGCCTGTTCGACGTCACCGGCGGCGCCGTGCGCATCGACGGCGTGGACGTGCGCGACTACGACCCCGACGTGCTGTGGGGGCGCATCGGGCTGGTGCAGCAGAAGGCCTTCCTGTTCTCGGGAACGATCGCCTCGAACCTCCGGTACGGGGATGCCGACGCGAGCGACGACGACCTGTGGCAGGCGCTCGAGATCGCGCAGGGTGCGGAGTTCGTGCGCGCGATGCCGGAGGGACTCGCCGCACCCATCGCCCAGGGCGGGACGAATGTGTCCGGCGGCCAGCGCCAGCGGCTCGCGATCGCGCGCGCGCTGGTGAAGCGGCCGCCGGTCTACATCTTCGACGACTCGTTCTCGGCCCTCGACCTGAGCACGGATGCAGCCCTGCGCCGGGCGCTCGACCGCAGACTCCCCGGTGCCACGCGCCTGATCGTCGCGCAGCGCGTCTCGACGATCCAGCACGCCGATCAGATCGTCGTGCTCGACCACGGCCGCATCGTGGGCATCGGCGTCCACGACGACCTCGTCGCGTCCTGTGAGACCTATCGCGAGATCGTCGAGTCGCAGCTCGCGGCGGAGGAGGCGGCATGAGCCACGGACGCCCGATGGGCGGGCCCATGGGCCGCGGGGGACCTCAGGCGCCGGTGCAGAAGGCGCGGAACTTCGGGCCGAGCGCCAAGAGGCTGCTGGGGACGCTGCGCACCGACCTGCCGCGGCTCATCCTCGTCGTCGTCTTCGGGGTCATCTCGGTGGCGCTGACCGTCACCGGTCCGAAGGTCCTCGGCGAGGGCACGAACATCATCTTCTCGGGCTTCATCTCGATGCAGGTCCCGGCGGGCGCCACCAAGCAGGAGGTCATCGACGGGCTGATCGCGTCGGGCAACCAGGAGCAGGCGGACATGCTCTCCGCGATGGCGTTCACGCCCGGCGCCGGCATCGACTTCGAGGCGCTGTCGCGCATCGTGCTCGCCGTGCTCGCGATCTACGTGTTCGGCAGCATCTTCGGCTGGCTCCAGGCCCGCATCCTCAACGGCATCGTGCAGCGGGCCATGCACCGTCTGCGGATGCAGGTCGAGGAGAAGATCCACCGCCTGCCGTTGGCGTACTTCGATCGCGTGCAGCGCGGCGAGCTCCTCAGCCGTGTGACCAACGACGTGGACAACATCGGGCAGACGATGCAGCAGACGCTGTCGCAGGTCGTGGTGTCGCTGCTGACGGTGATCGGCGTGCTGACGATGATGTTCATCATCTCGCCGCTGCTGGCGGTCATCGCGCTGGTGACGATCCCGCTCACGCTGGTCATCACGATGCTGGTCGCGCGGCGCTCGCAGAAGCTGTTCGCTCAGCAGTGGAAGGCCACCGGCGTGGTCAACGCCCGGGTCGAGGAGACCTTCTCGGGGCATTCGATCGTCAAGACCTTCGGACGCCAGCGTGAGGCCGAGGAGCTGTTCCGCGCCGAGAACGAGGACCTGTACCGCGCGAGCTTCGGCGCCCAGTTCGTGTCGGGCATCATCATGCCGTCGATGATGTTCATCGGGAACCTCGTCTACGTCGCCATCGCGGTGGTCGGGGGTCTGCAGGTCGCGGGTGGGCTCATGTCGATCGGCGACGTGCAGGCGTTCATCCAGTACTCGCGCCAGTTCACCCAGCCGCTGAGCCAGCTGGGCTCGATGGCCAACCTCCTGCAGTCGGGCGTGGCCAGCGCCGAGCGCGTGTTCGAGCTGCTCGACGAGACCGAGCAGGAGCCCGACGACGACCCGGCGCCCACCGCGCCCGACGACGCCGGGCACCTGGCGTTCGAGGACGTGTCGTTCCGGTACAGCCCCGACAAGCCGCTGATCGACGGGCTCTCCCTGGCTGCGACGCCCGGCAGCACCGTCGCGATCGTGGGGCCGACCGGCGCGGGCAAGACGACCCTCGTGAACCTCGTCATGCGCTTCTACGACGTCGACGCGGGCGCGATCACCCTCGACGGGGTCGACACGCGGCGCATGACGCGCGACGACGTGCGCTCCCGCACGGGCATGGTGCTGCAGGACACGTGGCTGTTCGCCGGGACGATCCGGGAGAACATCGCCTACGGCCGGCCGAGTGCGACCGAGGAGGAGATCGTCGCGGCGGCGACGGCGGCGTACGTCGACCGCTTCGTGCACGCTCTGCCCGACGGCTACGACACGATGCTCGACGACGACGCGGCGAATCTCAGCGTGGGCGAGCGGCAGCTGGTGACGATTGCGCGTGCGTTCCTGGCCGATCCGCGCATCCTCATCCTGGACGAGGCCACCAGCTCCGTCGACACCCGCACCGAGCTGCTGATCCAGCGGGCGATGTCGCGTCTGCGCGAGGATCGGACCGCGTTCGTGATCGCCCACCGTCTGTCGACGATCCGGGACGCCGATCTCATCCTGGTGATGGAGGACGGATCGATCGTCGAACAGGGCGACCACGCGGCGCTGCTCGCGACGCGGGGCGCCTATTGGCGGCTGTACAACGCGCAGTTCGAGGCGCCGCTCGACGACGAGGATCTGTCGCCGGTGTCCGCCGCCCCCGGAATGTCGCCGGACGCGCCGCGTTGACCCACTAGGATGTGAGGACGCCGACCGGTCCTCACCGGCGGCCCGCCGTCGGCCCAGGGGAGGACAAGGGCGTGCCCGAGGTATCCACTGAGACCTACGCGGTGAACGCCCCCGGGCGACCCCTCACGCTCGCGTGGGCCGCCGTCACCGATGTCGGGCGACGCCGCGAGGTGAATCAGGACGCGGTCTATGCCGGGTTCCCGCTTTTCGTCGTGGCCGACGGGATGGGCGGCCACCTGGGCGGCGAGATCGCCAGCGATCGCACCATCGCGCGCCTCCAGGCCGTCGCCGAGAGCGGATCGGTGTCGCCGGAGACCATCGAGAAGGCTCTCGAGCGTGCCGTGAGGGACATCGCGTCGCACCCCGAGACGACCGATGAGGGCACCGGAACGACCGTGACCGGCGTGTTCCTCGACAGCTCGTCGGAGGAGCCGCACTGGGTCACGCTGAACATCGGCGACTCCCGCGTCTATCTCGTGCGCGATGACGCGATCGTGCAGATCACCACCGACCACTCCGTCGTGCAGGAGCTCGTCGCGGCCGGCCGGCTCAGCCCCGAGGAGGCCGAGAATCACCCCTACGGGAACGTCATCACGCGCGCCGTGGGCCCGACGGAGTCGGTCACCCCTGACTACGTCCGCCTCGATGTCATCGAGGGCGACCGCTTCGTGATCTGCTCCGACGGTCTCACGAAGGAGCTCACAGACTTCGGCATCAAGCACTTCCTCGCCGAGCACGCCGATCCTGCCGAGGCCGTCTCGGCGATGCTCGACGCGGCGCTCGAGAACGGCGGACGCGACAACATCACGATCATCGTGCTCAACGTCGGCGAGCACGACGCGGCCGGTGCGGGCTCGGTCGACGGCCGGGCGGCCGAGGTGGTGAAGGCCGACGGCGAAGAAGATGCCGAAGAGGCGATCGCCCCGGAGCCGGGGACGGACGCCCCCGAAGCCGGCGACGGCGAGGACGCGCCTGAAGCGGCCGACGACGACGGGGTCTCCTCCCCAGAGGACGACTGACGGCGCTTCTCCCCGGATCGTCGCGGACCGCGACGCGGCGTGCGGAGCCCGGGCTTCACTGGGGTCGTGCCCGATCAGATCCCCGTCACCGCCGGCCTCGTCCGCACCGCGCCCCTCGCGCCCGACGATCCGCTGAGCCTTCCCGACGCCTGGACGCCTCCCGCGCGGCCGGGCTTCCCGCTCGTCGCCGCCGTGGTGCCGGTCGCCGGCGGCGTGGTGATGTGGCTCGTGACCGGCTCGACGCCGGCGCTCTGGCTCGCCGCCCTCGGTCCGCTGCTGGCGATCGGCTCGATCCTCGACGCCCGCAGGACGGCGCGGCGCGACCGCCGGAAGGCCGACGACGAGGCGCGGCGGGCACGCGCAGCCGTCGTCTCCGAGGTCGCGCGTCGCCATGAACACGAGCGCGCGGCGCGGTGGGCGGAGCATCCCGACGTCGCACGCATGCTGACGTCGGATGCCGGCCTGTGGCGCATCGACTCGACCCGCGCCGAGGCCATCGTCGTGGGCGCGGGCGAGCAGCCGAGCGCCGTGCGCGTCCTCGGCGGGCAGGGCGATCCCGCAGCCGCTCAGGTGCGAGCGGACGCCTCGTGGCTCGCGCACGCGCCGGTCACCGTCCCCGCCCACGCCGGCGTCGCCGTGACCGGGGACGCGTTCGTCGCGCGCGCCGTTCTCCGCGCGCTCGCCGTCCAGCTGTGCCTGTCGGCCGCGCCCGGCGAGCTGCGCGTTCTCGGGTCGTGTTCCGAGCATGAGTGGATCGAGGCCGTCCCGCATCGTCGAGCCTCGCGCGGGCGCGCCCTGGCCCTGGTCGCGCCGGGCGAGCCGGTGCCCGCGGAGGCCGACGTGGTGCTCGCGCGCGTCGGGCCCGGCGAACCGCCGCCGCCACGGTGCGGGGCGCTGCTGGAGGTGCGCGGCCTCACGTCGGGCACGATCGACCACGCGGGACGCGTGCAGGAGGTGGGCCTGGAAGCCGTTGGGGACGCGCAGGCGGCGGCGATCGCGGCGATGCTCGAGGCGCGCGCCGGGGCGGCCTTCGGCGTCGTGACGCAGGCGGTGCCCTTCCATGCGCTGGATCGCACGGCGGATGCGACGCGCGGCGGGCTTCCGGCGACGATCGGCGTGGGCGACCGCGGGCCGGTCTCGGTCGACCTCGTGGACGACGGCCCCCACGCGGTCGTGGCCGGCGTGACCGGATCGGGCAAGAGCGAGCTGCTGATCACGTGGATTCTCGCGCTGTGTGCCGCGCGCTCCACCGACGACGTGAGCTTCCTGCTGGCCGACTTCAAGGGCGGCACGGCGTTCGACGCGCTGCGCACGCTGCCGCATGTCACCGGAGTCATCACGGACCTGGACGGCGCGGGGGCCCGGCGGGCCATCGACAGTCTGCGCGCCGAACTCCGCCGGCGCGAGAGCGCACTCGCCTCGGCGGGCGCCCGGGACATCGCCGACCCGCGTGTCGCGCTTCCCCGGCTGGTCGTCGTGGTCGACGAGTTCGCGGCGCTGCTGGCCGCCCAGCCCGAGCTCCACGCGGTCTTCGCCGATGTCGCCGCGCGCGGACGCGCGCTCGGGATGCATCTGATCCTGGGCACGCAGCGCGCCGCGGGCGTGATCCGCGACGCGCTGCTGGCCAACTGCCCGCTGCGCGTTTCGCTGCGGGTCACCGACCGGGCCGACAGCAGGGCGGTCGTGGGGACGGACGACGCGGCTGAGCTCGACGGGGGCCCTGGCGGGCGAGGTGTGGCGCTGGTGCGCCGCGCATCCGACGCATCGCCGCACCGCGTGCGCATCGCGCTGTCGGCGCCTGACGACATCACGGCCGTCGCGGCCCGCGCGTCGGGCCCGGCGCCGCGGCGGCCGTGGCTGCCGCCGCTTCCCGACCGGGTCGTGCTCGACGACGTCGTCGCGGGCCGCGACACCGGCACGCTCGTGATCGGGCTCTCCGACGAACCCGACCGCCAGCGCCAGCGGCGGATCGGTCTGTCGGCGGCGGACCGGGGCGTGCTCGTGATCGGCGGGCCCGGCTCGGGGCGGACGACGGCGCTCGAGACCCTCGCGCGGCAGGCGCCGCACGTCGTGCGGATCGGCCCCGCGGCCGAGCATGCCTGGGATGCGCTGGAGCGCCTGGACGAGGAGCCGCCCGCCGCCGGCTCACTCGTGCTCGCCGACGACGTCGACGCGGTCATCGGCGGATTCCCTCCCGAGTACGCGCAGGAGTGCGCCGCGCGCTTCGAGCGCGTCGCGCGCGCGGCGGGCCGCCACGGGATCCTCGTCGCGGCCTCGGTGCAGCGGCTGTCGGGTCCCGTCGCGCGCATCGCCGACCTGTTCCCGCGGCGGCTGCTGCTGCGCACCGCGTCACGCGCCGACCACTTCGCCGCCGGCGGCGATCCCGCGCAGTTCTCGGCGGCTGCCGCCCCCGGACGGGGCACGCTCGACGGCGTCGCGGTCCAGGTCGCGCTGGCGCCCGGCGTGATACCCGGATCGCAGGCCCCCGCGGCGCCGTGGCACCCGCGCGCGGCGCTCACCGGGTTCGTGACGCGCCGATCGGCGGCTGCGCGCGAGGCGATGGCGGCCTGGGAGCGCGGCGGTCATCGCGTCATCGGCCTCGACGCGTTCGCGGCCGATGGGCACCCGGGGGAGCCCGTCGTGGTGGCGGGCGATCCCGAGCAGTGGCAGCGACACTGGCGCGTCCTCGGCGACATCCGCGCGGACCACGACCTCGTCGTCGACGCGCCGTGCGCGGGCGAGCTGCGCGCGCTCACCGGATCGCGTCGGCTGCCGCCGTACGCCGAGCCGGGGCGCGCTCGTGCGTGGCTCCTGGCCGCGGGCGACGACGCCGTCCGCATCCCGCTCCCGGCGGCGGACGCGGAGGCGGGAGGAGCGGGAGCGGGCGGAGCGCCACCGCATCGGTGACGCGCTCGGCTCAGCTCCAGGCGGCCAGCGGCATCCCGTGCGCCGCCGCGACGCCGGCGCTCACGACGGTTCCGGCCACCGTGTTCAGACCGGCCGCGAGCGCCGGGTCCGAGCGCAGGGCCTCCTGCCACCCGACACGCGCGATCCTGCGGATGTAGGGGAGCGTGGCGTTGGTCAGTGCCGACGTCGACGTGTTCGGCACGGCGCCGGGCATGTTCGCGACGCAGTAGAACACGCTCTGGTGGACCGGGAACGTCGGGTCGGCGTGCGTGGTGGGCCGCGTGTCCTCGAAGCATCCGCCCTGGTCGACCGCGATGTCCACGAGCACCGAGCCCGGCCGCATCCGGCTCACCATCTCGTTGGTGACGAGCTTCGGGGCCTTCGCTCCGGGGATCAGCACCGAGCCGATCACGAGATCGGAGTCCACGACCGCCCGGTCCAGATCGAGCGGGTTCGACGCGGCCGTCTTGACGCGCCCCTGGAAATGGTCGTCCAGGTAGCGCAGGCGCTGCACGTTGGTGTCGAAGACGGTGACGTCGGCGCCGAGTCCCGCGGCGATCACGGCGGCGTTGGCGCCGGCGACGCCGCCGCCGATGACCGTCACGCGTGCCGGGCGCGTGCCCGGAACCCCCGACATGAGAAGACCCAGGCCCCCGGCCGAGCGCATGAGGGTCGCGGCGCCCACCTGCGGGGCGAGGCGACCCGCGACCTCGCTCATCGGGGCCAGCAGCGGCAGTCCGCCGGTCGGCAGCTGCACCGTCTCGTACGCGATCGCGGTCGTGCGGCTGGCCACCAGACGCTCGGTGAGAGGGAGATCGGCGGCCAGGTGGAGGTAGGTGAACAGCACCAGGTCCTCGCGGAAGTGGCCGTACTCGCTCGCGACCGGCTCCTTGACCTTCAGCAGCAGCTCGGCGCCCGACCACACCGTCTCGGCGTCCTCGCACAGCGTCGCACCCGCCGCGACGTACTCGGCGTCGGGCATCGACGATCCGTCGCCGGCGCCGCGCTGCACGAGCACCTCGTGGCCGGACGTGACCAGGTCGTGGACTCCGGCGGGCGTGAGCGCCACGCGGTACTCGTTGTTCTTCACCTCGGTGGGGACGCCGATCCTCATCGCATTTCCTTTCCGCCCCCGGGTGGGGAGCGCTCTAGAAGACGGGGCGGATGGCCCCGACGATCTCTTCGCCGCCCATGACGGTCGTGCCGAGCCCTGTCACCGCGTCGGCGACGTCCGGCGCCGCGAGTGCGCCGGCCCGCTCGAGGAGGCGCAGGGCGACCACGTGGGCGGCCCGCGGACTGCCGTCCAGCATCTTGAGGGCGACCGTCGTGCCGTCGGGCGCGACGACGGCGAGCACGCCTTCGGCGCCGTGCTTGGCGAAGACCCCCAGGCGCTCGATGACGACGGTGTCGGGCCGCCCGGGACCATGGATCGTCCACGGGTGCTCGCGGACCGTCTGCACCAGGGTCCCCGCGCTGCGGTGGAGGGCGAACGGCGACGTGGTCGAGGACGTGCCGATGCGGTGGATCGCCTTGGCGAGACCGAACAGGCTCATGGCGTGGACCGGGGCGCCGCAGCCGTCGACGGCGGTCGCGGCGACCTTCTCGCCGATGAGCCGCTCGACGACGTCGCGGATGTGCACCTGCAGAGGATGCTCGGGGTCGAGGTAGCCCGACGTGCTCCAGCCGGCCGTCGCGCACGTCAGGAGCATCGCGGCGTGCTTGCCGGAGCAGTTCATGCGCACGCGGGCCGGTTCGGCGTGATCGCGCACGAGCTCGTCCCGGGCGGCGCGATCGAGCGGCCAGGCGGGCGGGCAGCCGAGGTCGTCCTCGCCGACGCCGGCCGCGCCGAGGATGTCGCGGACGACGCCCACGTGGCGGTCGGTGCCCGAGTGGCTCGCCGTCGCGAGACCGAGGGCCTCGCCCTCCAGCGGCGCACCCGCCGAGAGCATCGCGAGCGCCTGCAGGGGCTTGAGGGTCGAACGGGGGAGGATGAGCGCTGACGGGTCGCCGAGCGACTCCGCGATCGCGCCGTCGGGGGTCATGACGACCGCCGATCCGGCGTGGCGGGACTCGACGAATCCGCTGCGCTCGACAACGGCGAGTTCGACGGCTTGCGAGACGGCGAACGTGTGCGGCACCAGGTCAGCCTATCGCCGGGCGGGCGCCGAACCGCGTGACAGACTGTCCTCTATGTTCGGCGAGCATCGATACCGTGTCCGGAGCGTGTGGACCGGTGACCGGGGCACGGGCACCAGCGGCTACCGCGACTACGACCGCGCGGTGAGCATCTCGGTCGAGGGCAAGCCCGAACTGCTCGCGTCCGCCGACAAGCCGTTCCGCGGCGACCCGGCGCGGTGGAACCCCGAGGACATGCTCGTGGCGGCCCTGAGCGAGTGCCACCTGCTGTCGTACCTCCACGCGTGCGTGCAGGCCGGCGTCGTCGTGCTCGCGTACGAGGACGACGCATCCGGGCTCATGCGCGAGGACGGGAGCGGCGCCGGCCGGTTCCACGAGGTCGTGCTGCGCCCGCGGGTCACGATCGCGGACGCGGCGATGCGCGACGCCGCGCTCGCCGCGCACGAGACGGCGCACGGCTGGTGCTTCATCGCCAACTCGGTGAACTTCCCGGTGCGGCACGAACCCGTGATCGAGATCGTCGCCGGCTGACGGCGGGACGGAGCGTCAGCGCCGCTCGTGCGGCAGCGCCTGCTTGATGCGGTCGATCGCGCCGTGCGGCGGAACCTCGTTGTAGGCGCCGGCGAGCTCCTGGCCGGACAGCGCGTGGATGGCCGACATGATGTCGTCGGTGGCGAGCCGGCGGGCGCGCCCCGACGTCGCCGGGCCGTGGTGCGCGAGGTCGAGCGGCTCGCCGAACCTGACCGTGATGCGGTGCTTGAGCGACGGCATCCGCTGTCCCACCGGCATGACCTTGTCGGTGCCGATCAGCCCCACCGGCACGACCGGCGCTCCGGTCTGCAGGGCGAGGAAGGCCACGCCCGTCCGGCCCTTGTACAGACGCCCGTCGAGCGACCGCGTGCCCTCGGGGTACAGCGCGACGGCGCTCCCGGAGTCGAGGAGCCGCCGCTGCTGGTCGAGTGCGTCCAGCGCCGCCTGTCCGGCGCCGCGCTGGACGGGGATCGCCCCGATCGCGGTGAAGAACTCGCGCTGCGCCCAGCCCGAGAAGCCGGGGCCCTCGAAGTAGCTCGCCTTCGCCAGGAAGTGCACCGGGCGGGGCGCTGCGACCGGGATGGCGATCGAATCGATGAACGACAGGTGGTTGCTCGCGAAGATCACGGGGCCCGACTTCGGCACGTTCGCGCGCCCCTCGATGTGCGGGCGGTACACGAGGCGCGCGAGCGGCGTGATCACGACGCGACCCAGCGCGTACGTGATCCCCATGTGGACCGTGGCCGGCTCGGGCGCCGTGTTCTCGTCTTCGCGGGGTTCGGGTGTCTCCTCGGAAGTCACCAGTCGAGGCTATCGGGTCTTCGATACCACATTCGGCATAGCCGACTCTCAGCACGCGGGCCGCCGACATGAGGGAGGATGGAGTGTTCCCACACACCACCCCCGAGGTCTCATCGTGCGCATCCGCCTGCTCTCCGCCGTATCCGTCGCCGCGCTGTCCGTGCTCGTCCTGACGGGATGCACATCGGCCGGAACCGAGTCGACGCCCGAGGCGACCGCCTCGGCATCCGCCGACCTGTGCGCGGTCGCCGCGCCCACCGGCGAGACCGCCGAGTCGATCTCGGTCAGCGGTGAGGTCGGCCAGTCGCCGACCGTCGAGTTCGAAGCGCCGCTGGACATCGTCAGCGCCGAGCGCACCGTGGCCGTCGAAGGCGACGGCGCGCAGATCACCGAGGGCGCCTACGTCTCCTACGCGCTGGCGATCTTCGACGCCACGACCGGCGAGAGCCTGCAGGAGGCCGGCTTCGGCGGCACCGCGCTCCCGGCCATGCAGATCAGCGTCGGCGGAGGCCCCGACACCTTCTTCGGCTGCGCGACCGCCGGCTCGCGCCTCGTGATGACCATTCCGGATGCCGGCAGCGGCGCGCAGGTCTACGTGATCGACGTCCTGGACGTCACGGCAGCAGACGCCTGGTGCTCGGTCTCCGAGCCCGGCGACGCCTTCCCGACCGTCGAGTTCGACGCCGACGGCAACCCGACCGTGACCATTCCGGATGCCGACGCCCCCGAGGGCGTCGAGGTCGAGGTGCTCGAGGCGGGCGACGGCGAGGTCGTCGAGTCCGGCGACAATGTGACCGTCGACTACCTGGGCGTGACGTGGAGCGACGGCGAGACGTTCGACTCCAGCTACGAGCGCGGCGAGCCGGCGACCTTCCCCACGACCGGCGTCGTCTCGGGCTTCCAGCGGGCGCTGGAGGGCCAGACGGTCGGCTCCACCGTGCTCGTGTCGATGCCCCCGGCCTGCGCCTACGGCGAGGCGGGGTCGAGTACCAACGAGCTCGCCGGCGAGACGCTCGTGTTCGTCATCGAGATCGTCGAGACCGCGCGCGGCGACCAGTGACCCGCGCGATGCGGCGCGTCCCGCGGTCGGTAGGCTGACGGGATGCGCCGCATCCTCATCCTCGGCTCCACCGGGTCGATCGGCACCCAGGCGCTGGACGTCATCCGCGCCAACCCTGCTCGGTTCGAGGTCGTGGGCCTGGCCGCCGGCCGGGATCGCGCCGGCGTCGCGGCGCAGGCCGCCGAGTTCGGCGTCGAGCACACCGCGCTCGGCGCGGTCGAGGCGGAGCAGCTGGTGCGCGATGTCGAGGCGGATGTCGTCCTCAACGGCATCACCGGCTCGGTGGGCCTCGGCCCCACGCTCGCCGCGCTCGAGGCCGGGCGGACGCTGGCCCTGGCGAACAAGGAGTCGCTCATCGTCGGCGGCGATCTCGTGACCAAGATCGCGCAGCCGGGACAGATCGTGCCCGTCGACTCCGAGCATTCCGCGATCGCACAGGCGCTCCGGTCGGGCGAGCCCGGCGAGGTCCGGCGGCTGGTGCTCACGGCATCCGGCGGTCCCTTCCGGGGGCGCTCGCGCGACGAGCTCGCCTCGGTGACCCCTGCGCAGGCCCTCGCGCATCCGACATGGGACATGGGCCGTGTGGTGACGACGAACTCGGCGACGCTGGTGAACAAGGGGCTCGAGGTGATCGAGGCGCACCTGCTCTTCGATGTGCCCTACGACGAGATCGACGTCGTCGTGCATCCGCAGTCGATCGTGCACTCGATGGTGGAGTTCGTCGACGGGTCGACGATCGCGCAGGCCTCGCCGCCCGACATGCGCCTGCCCATCTCGTTGGGCCTCGACTGGCCGCACCGCGTGGCGGGCGTGGGCGCGCCGCTGGACTGGACGACCGCGACGGCGTGGACCTTCGAGCCGCTCGACGACGAGGCCTTCCCCGCCGTGCGCCTCGCCAAGCAGGTCGGCGGCGCGGGCGGGACCTACCCGGCCGTCTTCAACGCGGCGAACGAGCAGGCGGTGGACGCCTTCCACGACGGGAAGCTGTCGTTCCCCGGCATCGTCGAGACCGTCGCGGCGATCGTCGACGAGCACGAGGCGCCGGGTGAGCTCACGCGCGAGACGCTCGCCGACGCCGAGGCCTGGGCGCGGGACGCCGCCGACCGTGCGATCGCGGCCCGCTGAGACGGGACCCGGTCAGTAGGTCGTGAGGCCGTGGGCGCGGAACCGCGCGCGCACCTCGTCGACGAGCTCGGGAGTGGGCGGCTCGACGTCGTCGAGCGCGTACTCGAGGCCGGCCGCGTGCCACTTGTCGCGGCCCATCTGGTGGAACGGCAGCACTTCGACGCGCGAGACGGTGCCCGCGTGGATCTCGTTGAGAGAGGCGGCGTACTCCGCCACCCGCTCGACGTTCTCGGCGTCGTCGGTGAGACCGGGGACGAGCACGAAGCGGATCCACACCTCGGGGCCGTGACCGTCGGCGCCGCGCTCGGCGATGCGGCGGCCGAAGGCCAGGGTCGGCTCGAGGTCGCGGCCGGTGACCTTCCGG
This region of Microbacterium thalassium genomic DNA includes:
- a CDS encoding FKBP-type peptidyl-prolyl cis-trans isomerase; translated protein: MRIRLLSAVSVAALSVLVLTGCTSAGTESTPEATASASADLCAVAAPTGETAESISVSGEVGQSPTVEFEAPLDIVSAERTVAVEGDGAQITEGAYVSYALAIFDATTGESLQEAGFGGTALPAMQISVGGGPDTFFGCATAGSRLVMTIPDAGSGAQVYVIDVLDVTAADAWCSVSEPGDAFPTVEFDADGNPTVTIPDADAPEGVEVEVLEAGDGEVVESGDNVTVDYLGVTWSDGETFDSSYERGEPATFPTTGVVSGFQRALEGQTVGSTVLVSMPPACAYGEAGSSTNELAGETLVFVIEIVETARGDQ
- the dxr gene encoding 1-deoxy-D-xylulose-5-phosphate reductoisomerase codes for the protein MRRILILGSTGSIGTQALDVIRANPARFEVVGLAAGRDRAGVAAQAAEFGVEHTALGAVEAEQLVRDVEADVVLNGITGSVGLGPTLAALEAGRTLALANKESLIVGGDLVTKIAQPGQIVPVDSEHSAIAQALRSGEPGEVRRLVLTASGGPFRGRSRDELASVTPAQALAHPTWDMGRVVTTNSATLVNKGLEVIEAHLLFDVPYDEIDVVVHPQSIVHSMVEFVDGSTIAQASPPDMRLPISLGLDWPHRVAGVGAPLDWTTATAWTFEPLDDEAFPAVRLAKQVGGAGGTYPAVFNAANEQAVDAFHDGKLSFPGIVETVAAIVDEHEAPGELTRETLADAEAWARDAADRAIAAR